In one window of Henckelia pumila isolate YLH828 chromosome 1, ASM3356847v2, whole genome shotgun sequence DNA:
- the LOC140878765 gene encoding ubiquitin carboxyl-terminal hydrolase 2: MGKKVKKKARSVQKEKRVTSPSPKILPEQCSINAEAADIDGVAVVKERGECSHIDTGIDWDKLSAKLDPSEPFKCEDCRGSALDRRANKGKNKQGNKGGINSNSESKAIWICLGCGHFSCGGIGFPTISNSHAVRHAKQNLHPLAIQFENFQLLWCFPCDKLLTCEKREDMDERKNVIHEIAKMLKARPSKGSAINVEDVWFGSGSGTSEMKSEYSVSNRADERVCYSVRGLINLGNTCFFNSIMQNLLAINQLRDYLFEFDESVGPLSASLRKFFMETSAEAGLKGVINPRSLFGGLCSKAPQFRGYQQHDSHELLRCLLDGLCTEELSARKQVKSSLADGTTSIAKPTFVDAIFGGQLSSTVSCLECGHSSTIYEPFLDLSLPIPTKKPASKRPQPVTRGKKNKPPLKQGGRIRSKVNRDEPILPAESVSDRSTFIDSYSEVQPRVQPAEFPGDSTSSMSIDLNAVALDMGLTHQDLSDNQEARNWPEVSNAGEQSISSNVLTWLDYLESNPVTNDYDGASEAYELSADQGYADKNVLQNDVSLPITLDSRIGSNLEPECAVSTVPSDSSCQFNPLDQDTVTHQQDASSQYVEKQNDISQSDEKLSTYIALVQLNADVGHSSLNDSTVDVCSSGWDNEIPSEVKESEVILLPYKEPVSSSFELLGEEIEITSEVVGDEHGFQEFDGFGDLFNEPEVTLELRPSYPACEAADAVKNGVVGNSSDSDPGEVDNSDVPVSVESCLAFFTKPELLSKDEHAWQCDSCSKVLQQGTRRKLRKLKTKIVPNGCDAINANGPLEGCDNNLHEVEIISGMMENDAFDCSNGSLVPHNQEMHDISNSMLSNHQETKMNMIACQSENQVSVKPNVCHGVAECSSFNSQILDSCCGKRDANSVGLTETDLLPEKCESEVSEGEEVDSKSLKVKRDATKSILISKAPSVLTIHLKRFSQDARGRLSKLNGHVNFRETIDLNPYMKPRCTNGEMRMYRLLGAVEHSGSMRTGHYVAYVRGGQGDSTIWYYASDTHVRQVSLEEVLSCEAYILFYEGT, translated from the exons ATGGGGAAAAAGGTCAAGAAGAAAGCAAGAAGTGTTCAAAAAGAGAAGCGTGTCACCTCACCTTCTCCTAAAATACTTCCCGAACAATGCAGCATCAATGCTGAAGCTGCTGACATTGATGGAGTTGCAGTTGTTAAAGAAAGAGGAGAATGTTCTCATATTGATACAGGGATTGATTGGGATAAACTTTCTGCGAAACTAGACCCATCAGAACCTTTTAAATGTGAAGATTGTCGAGGAAGTGCCTTGGATAGACGAGCAAATAAAGGGAAAAATAAACAAGGGAACAAAGGAGGAATCAATTCAAACTCAGAGTCGAAAGCAATTTGGATTTGCTTGGGGTGTGGGCATTTTTCTTGTGGAGGCATTGGATTCCCGACCATATCTAACAGCCATGCAGTTCGGCATGCAAAACAGAATCTCCATCCGTTGGCCATACAGTTTGAAAATTTTCAACTGTTATGGTGTTTCCCTTGTGATAAATTACTCACTTGTGAAAAGCGGGAAGACATGGATGAGCGCAAGAATGTCATACATGAGATTGCTAAAATGCTGAAAGCTCGACCAAGTAAAGGATCTGCTATAAATGTGGAGGATGTTTGGTTTGGAAGTGGGAGTGGAACTAGTGAAATGAAATCGGAATATTCTGTATCCAACAGGGCAGATGAAAGAGTTTGCTATTCAGTAAGAGGTTTAATTAATTTGGGAAATACCTGTTTCTTTAATTCGATAATGCAGAATTTATTAGCAATAAATCAGTTGCGGGATTacctttttgaatttgatgagTCTGTCGGTCCACTTAGTGCTTCTCTGAGAAAGTTTTTCATGGAAACCAGCGCCGAAGCTGGTTTAAAAGGTGTGATAAATCCAAGATCTTTATTTGGTGGTCTTTGTAGCAAGGCTCCTCAGTTTAGGGGATATCAGCAACATGATAGCCACGAGTTACTAAGATGTTTGCTTGATGGTTTGTGTACCGAAGAGTTGAGTGCTAGAAAGCAAGTCAAATCTTCATTGGCGGATGGGACAACTTCTATAGCAAAGCCCACATTCGTAGATGCCATCTTTGGTGGACAGCTTTCAAGCACTGTTAGTTGTTTGGAATGTGGGCACTCTTCAACAATTTACGAACCCTTTTTGGACCTCTCTTTGCCAATTCCTACTAAGAAACCTGCATCCAAACGGCCCCAACCTGTCACTCGGGGCAAAAAAAACAAACCACCTCTTAAGCAAGGCGGGAGGATTCGCTCCAAAGTTAACAGAGATGAACCTATTCTTCCAGCAGAGAGTGTTTCTGATCGATCAACTTTTATAGACTCTTACAGCGAAGTGCAGCCTAGAGTACAACCTGCAGAGTTTCCAGGCGATTCTACATCGTCAATGTCCATTGATTTAAACGCCGTTGCTCTTGACATGGGTTTAACACATCAAGATCTTTCAGATAATCAAGAAGCGAGAAATTGGCCAGAAGTTAGTAATGCTGGAGAGCAGTCAATCTCATCGAATGTTTTAACATGGTTGGATTACCTTGAGTCGAATCCTGTGACAAATGACTATGATGGTGCCTCAGAAGCTTATGAACTTTCTGCAGACCAGGGTTATGCAGATAAAAATGTTCTTCAGAATGATGTCTCACTACCCATTACTTTAGACTCTAGAATTGGGAGTAATTTAGAACCTGAATGTGCTGTGTCGACAGTGCCCTCGGATAGCTCCTGTCAGTTTAATCCCCTCGATCAAGATACAGTAACCCATCAACAAGATGCATCTTCACAATATGTGGAGAAGCAAAATGATATTTCTCAATCTGATGAGAAGCTCTCTACGTACATTGCCTTGGTCCAGCTAAATGCTGATGTAGGTCATAGCTCACTTAATGATTCAACTGTTGATGTGTGCTCTTCAGGCTGGGACAACGAAATCCCGTCAGAGGTTAAGGAATCTGAAGTTATTTTGCTTCCGTATAAAGAGCCTGTTTCATCTAGTTTTGAGTTATTGGGAGAAGAAATTGAGATCACTTCAGAAGTGGTCGGTGATGAACATGGTTTTCAAGAATTTGATGGCTTTGGAGATTTATTCAATGAACCTGAAGTTACCTTGGAGCTTCGGCCCTCATATCCTGCTTGTGAGGCAGCTGATGCTGTGAAAAATGGAGTTGTGGGAAATAGTAGCGATTCTGATCCTGGTGAGGTTGATAATTCTGATGTTCCCGTGTCAGTTGAGAGTTGTTTGGCCTTTTTTACAAAGCCCGAGCTTCTTTCCAAGGATGAGCATGCTTGGCAATGTGATAGTTGCTCCAAAGTTTTGCAACAGGGAACAAGGAGGAAATTGCGAAAGCTTAAAACCAAAATAGTGCCAAATGGTTGTGATGCCATAAATGCAAATGGTCCATTGGAGGGCTGCGACAATAATCTCCATGAAGTTGAGATCATCAGCGGGATGATGGAAAATGATGCATTTGATTGTTCCAATGGCAGCTTGGTGCCACACAATCAGGAGATGCATGATATCAGCAATAGCATGCTTAGCAACCATCAAGAAACCAAGATGAATATGATAGCTTGTCAATCAGAAAACCAAGTGTCTGTGAAGCCAAATGTGTGTCATGGTGTGGCGGAATGTTCGAGTTTCAATAGTCAAATTCTTGATTCATGCTGTGGTAAACGTGATGCTAATAGTGTTGGGCTTACTGAAACTGATTTATTGCCTGAAAAATGTGAATCAGAAGTGAGTGAGGGAGAGGAGGTGGACTCAAAGAGTTTGAAAGTAAAGAGGGATGCAACTAAGAGTATACTAATCAGTAAGGCTCCTTCTGTGTTGACAATCCATCTAAAGAGATTCAGTCAAGATGCTCGAGGTCGCTTGAGTAAATTAAACGGACATGTGAATTTCAGAGAGACGATTGATCTTAATCCATATATGAAGCCCAG GTGCACCAACGGAGAAATGCGCATGTACCGTCTCCTTGGAGCAGTCGAGCACAGTGGAAGCATGAGGACTGGCCATTATGTGGCATACGTGAGAGGAGGCCAAGGAGATAGCACCATTTGGTATTATGCCAGTGATACTCACGTTCGTCAAGTTTCACTGGAAGAAGTTCTTAGCTGCGAGGCCTACATCTTGTTCTATGAAGGAACTTGA